One segment of uncultured Fibrobacter sp. DNA contains the following:
- a CDS encoding glutamate synthase subunit beta — MEEIKRIADVYRPVEERIKDNNEVERKLTSLEIVQQGSRCHTCGIPFCHGAGCPLGNLVPEFNAAVAAGNAERAYNIISKTAFFPEFTGRVCPALCESACTGNVHNDPVMVRQIEKYIIETAFEEGRVTLPAAEWNGKTAAVIGSGPAGLFAAEALRRKGYAVTVYEKREKVGGLLRYGIPNWKLDKSVIDRRVKLLEEAGIKFVCSTEIGKDISAEYIHKNFDEVFLAIGTPNARDLKIPGREAEGIFLALDFLHGANKPGETNPEKFSAKGRKVLVIGGGDTGNDCVGKAIREGCESVLQVEFMPKPPEERSPSTPWPDWPYMLRTSYAQHEGGERRWNVSSKQFIVKDGRVAGVEAVRVEWEMSPQGRPLKPNEVPNSTEVIDTDLVVLAMGFTGVPAEGIVNDLGLQLTPRTAIIPDPARHIYAVGDCANGASLVVRAMADAKRVVGSL; from the coding sequence ATGGAAGAAATTAAAAGAATCGCAGATGTTTACCGCCCTGTCGAAGAGCGAATCAAGGACAACAACGAAGTCGAACGCAAGTTGACTTCACTGGAAATCGTGCAGCAGGGTTCACGCTGCCATACGTGTGGCATTCCGTTCTGTCACGGTGCGGGTTGTCCGCTTGGTAACCTGGTGCCCGAATTCAATGCGGCTGTCGCTGCAGGGAATGCCGAACGTGCCTACAACATCATCAGCAAGACGGCGTTCTTCCCCGAATTTACGGGCCGCGTTTGCCCCGCACTTTGCGAATCCGCTTGTACGGGCAACGTGCATAACGACCCGGTGATGGTTCGCCAGATTGAAAAGTATATCATCGAAACCGCCTTCGAAGAAGGCCGCGTAACGCTCCCTGCTGCAGAATGGAACGGCAAGACTGCCGCGGTGATCGGCTCGGGTCCTGCAGGCCTCTTTGCTGCCGAAGCGCTCCGCCGCAAGGGCTACGCCGTTACCGTTTACGAAAAGCGTGAAAAGGTGGGCGGCCTCCTGCGCTACGGTATTCCGAACTGGAAACTCGACAAGTCGGTCATCGATCGCCGCGTCAAGCTCCTCGAAGAAGCCGGCATCAAGTTTGTCTGCAGCACCGAAATCGGCAAGGACATTTCGGCGGAATACATCCACAAGAATTTTGACGAAGTCTTCCTCGCTATCGGTACGCCGAATGCCCGCGACTTGAAAATCCCGGGCCGCGAAGCCGAAGGTATCTTCCTCGCACTCGATTTCTTGCATGGCGCAAACAAACCCGGCGAAACGAATCCTGAAAAGTTCAGCGCCAAGGGCCGCAAGGTCTTGGTAATTGGCGGTGGCGATACGGGTAACGACTGTGTGGGTAAGGCAATCCGCGAAGGCTGCGAAAGCGTGCTCCAGGTGGAATTTATGCCCAAGCCGCCCGAGGAACGTTCTCCGTCCACTCCGTGGCCGGATTGGCCGTACATGCTGCGTACCAGCTACGCTCAGCATGAAGGCGGTGAACGTCGCTGGAATGTATCTTCCAAGCAGTTCATCGTGAAAGATGGCCGTGTCGCAGGTGTCGAAGCTGTCCGCGTGGAATGGGAAATGTCCCCGCAGGGGCGCCCGCTCAAGCCGAACGAAGTTCCGAATTCTACTGAAGTCATCGATACCGACCTTGTTGTGCTCGCTATGGGCTTTACCGGAGTTCCGGCCGAGGGCATCGTGAACGATTTGGGCCTGCAGCTGACACCGCGTACCGCGATCATTCCGGATCCCGCTCGCCACATTTACGCAGTCGGTGACTGTGCAAATGGCGCGTCCCTTGTGGTCCGCGCCATGGCCGATGCTAAACGAGTTGTCGGTTCGCTTTAA